A genomic region of Raphanus sativus cultivar WK10039 chromosome 6, ASM80110v3, whole genome shotgun sequence contains the following coding sequences:
- the LOC108805603 gene encoding homeobox-leucine zipper protein ATHB-20-like gives MYIFNPTADATEGLRLEMAFPQHGFMFQQLHEDNTHDQFPSCHPPHLFNGGNYMMNRSMSLTNVQEDHHPTVDEENLSDDGLHMILGEKKKRLQLEQVRALEKSFELGNKLEPERKIQLAKALGMQPRQIAIWFQNRRARWKTRQLERDYDSLRKQFESLKSDNDSLLAHNKKLLAEVMSLKNNDCNEASIIKREAEASWSNNGSTDINLKMPRETTTTHVSTIKDLFPSSIRASTHHHQNHEMVQKESLCDMFNGTDETTTDGYWPWSDPNHNNHHQFN, from the exons atgtatatatttaatccAACCGCAGATGCAACTGAAGGATTGAGATTAGAGATGGCGTTTCCTCAACATGGTTTTATGTTCCAACAACTTCATGAAGACAATACCCATGATCAGTTCCCTTCTTGTCATCCTCCTCATCTCTTCAATG GAGGAAACTACATGATGAACAGATCTATGTCGTTAACGAACGTGCAAGAGGATCATCATCCAACCGTTGATGAGGAGAATCTATCAGACGATGGGTTACATATGATActtggagagaagaagaagaggctaCAATTAGAGCAAGTTAGGGCATTAGAGAAGAGCTTCGAGCTAGGGAATAAGCTGGAGCCAGAGAGGAAGATACAATTAGCTAAAGCATTGGGGATGCAACCGAGGCAGATAGCGATCTGGTTCCAAAACAGGAGAGCTAGGTGGAAGACTAGACAACTCGAGAGAGACTATGACTCACTCAGGAAACAGTTTGAGTCTCTTAAATCCGACAATGATTCTCTTCTTGCCCACAACAAGAAACTCCTCGCTgag GTAATGTCATTAAAGAACAATGATTGTAATGAAGCAAGCATAATAAAGAGAGAAGCAGAAGCTTCATGGAGCAATAATGGAAGCACAGACATAAATCTGAAGATGCCCAGAGAGACCACTACAACACATGTGAGCACGATCAAAGACCTTTTCCCTTCATCTATTCGGGCATCTACACATCATCATCAGAACCATGAAATGGTTCAAAAAGAGAGCCTTTGTGACATGTTTAATGGCACTGATGAAACTACTACAGATGGTTACTGGCCGTGGTCTGATCCAAACCACAACAACCACCACCAATTCAAttga